One Candidatus Neomarinimicrobiota bacterium DNA segment encodes these proteins:
- a CDS encoding TonB-dependent receptor, producing the protein MKKILIILHFAGILFASNGKIIGVVKQKTNAEPAVGVNVILVDTYLGAATDESGRFTIMNIPPGTYTVRVDAIGFATITMKEVRVTTGQTTDLEFKLDEEVVQGQEVVVIAKRPLVQKDLTASQRVTTADDIQDLPVESFLGVLATHAGVNRSAGGALHVRGGRSNEIGYFIDGVSVSNPFFTNSLAVSISNKALEEMKLVSGAFNAEYGNAMSGVVDVKIKDGGKHYDGSLSIYSGDYASKASNIYPNIDNLSMTANRTFDGFISGPVLPFLGDFLTFNVSIRRSESEGYLFGIREHNPDDLAYFPPSGNWYIQMRGDSAFVPMNPSESTNSLAKFTLRLSPRLKISTQSILSQSQRKSYSHEYKYNPDGVGSKLSDNNNHSIKINHSLTEKSFYEANVFISNTDYKNYLYEDTTDSRYVSTDYINTEPTSATFLFGGTQMGHTYRTSNSLGGKFDFTMQVSERHELKTGFSFRRDNLEERNISIQYNQNYLQPTVLPENESPYHVYYKKNALQYSAYIQDKMEYSSMIMNLGVRYDAFVPKDSSIADLVYPQAGKSAASEKTMISPRIGVSLPITDTGIFHFSYGHFYQMPTLRNLYRESYFGAGLTPTVGNPDLKPEKTVLYEFGFQQQFGQLIGMDLNLFYKDIRELLALQNIRYDSPQYGPSNYDIYLNKDYGTSRGLTLSATKRYDPISKTSIWLDYTYQKSEGNSVKSGSFYFSTLSGVEEEKLIVPLSWDQAHLLNTTIIIGDPSKTTVGLIGKISTGWPYTPSIPYANYVPKPNSGRKPVQRNLDLKIESRISIGKQQVSLFARVYNVFDIRNERYVFDDTGSAEFTYENRSSQETAEFISHYGQPGIHTWDEYITRPNYYSAPRSFKFGFSLDL; encoded by the coding sequence ATGAAAAAAATTTTAATCATCCTTCATTTCGCGGGAATCTTGTTTGCTTCCAATGGTAAAATCATTGGAGTCGTTAAACAAAAAACGAATGCTGAACCAGCGGTTGGTGTGAATGTAATCTTGGTGGATACATATTTAGGAGCCGCCACTGATGAATCAGGACGCTTTACTATCATGAATATTCCTCCCGGGACTTATACTGTCCGAGTAGATGCAATAGGATTTGCAACAATCACTATGAAAGAAGTTCGAGTCACAACCGGCCAAACTACTGATCTCGAGTTTAAATTGGACGAAGAGGTGGTTCAAGGGCAGGAAGTCGTGGTAATTGCGAAAAGACCCTTGGTGCAGAAAGATTTAACAGCGTCACAGCGCGTAACGACAGCGGATGACATTCAAGACTTACCTGTCGAATCATTTTTAGGTGTCCTCGCCACCCATGCTGGAGTAAACCGTAGTGCGGGGGGCGCATTGCACGTTCGTGGAGGGCGAAGCAATGAGATCGGATATTTTATTGATGGAGTTTCTGTATCTAATCCCTTTTTTACCAATTCTCTGGCTGTTAGCATCAGTAACAAAGCATTAGAAGAAATGAAGTTGGTGAGTGGCGCCTTTAATGCAGAATACGGCAATGCGATGAGTGGTGTAGTAGATGTAAAAATTAAAGATGGTGGAAAACATTATGACGGTAGTCTTTCAATTTACAGTGGTGACTATGCATCAAAGGCCTCAAACATTTACCCCAATATTGACAATCTCAGCATGACAGCAAATCGAACTTTTGACGGTTTTATTTCAGGACCGGTTCTGCCATTCCTTGGTGATTTTTTGACATTTAATGTTTCCATTCGCCGGAGTGAAAGCGAGGGTTATCTCTTTGGAATCCGTGAGCACAACCCCGATGATTTAGCGTATTTCCCGCCAAGCGGTAATTGGTATATTCAAATGCGTGGTGATAGTGCTTTCGTACCCATGAATCCTAGTGAAAGTACCAATTCTCTGGCAAAGTTTACATTACGGCTTTCTCCCCGTTTGAAAATTTCTACTCAATCTATTTTATCTCAATCACAACGTAAGAGTTATTCTCATGAATATAAATATAATCCGGATGGAGTTGGGTCAAAGCTTTCGGATAATAACAATCATTCGATTAAAATAAATCATTCCCTGACTGAGAAAAGCTTTTACGAAGCTAATGTATTTATAAGTAATACAGATTATAAAAACTACTTGTATGAGGATACTACTGACAGCAGATATGTTTCTACTGATTACATCAATACAGAGCCAACCTCGGCCACCTTTTTATTTGGCGGCACCCAAATGGGACATACTTATAGAACTTCGAATTCTTTAGGTGGGAAATTTGATTTTACTATGCAAGTGTCAGAAAGGCATGAATTAAAAACCGGTTTTAGTTTTCGCAGGGATAACCTTGAGGAAAGAAACATTTCTATTCAATATAATCAAAATTATCTACAGCCAACCGTTTTACCAGAAAATGAATCTCCTTATCATGTGTATTACAAAAAGAATGCGTTGCAATATTCAGCATATATTCAGGATAAAATGGAATATAGTTCCATGATCATGAATTTAGGTGTGCGATATGATGCTTTTGTGCCCAAAGATTCATCTATAGCAGATCTTGTTTATCCGCAGGCAGGAAAAAGTGCAGCCAGTGAAAAGACAATGATTTCTCCTCGAATTGGTGTTTCTCTTCCCATTACCGATACTGGAATTTTTCATTTTTCCTATGGACATTTTTACCAAATGCCTACCCTGCGAAATTTATACCGTGAAAGTTATTTTGGTGCAGGACTTACACCAACTGTTGGTAATCCTGATTTGAAACCGGAAAAAACAGTTCTCTATGAATTCGGTTTCCAACAGCAATTCGGCCAATTGATCGGGATGGACCTAAATCTCTTCTACAAAGATATCCGCGAACTATTAGCGCTGCAGAATATCCGCTATGACAGCCCTCAATACGGTCCGTCTAATTATGACATATATTTGAATAAAGATTACGGCACGTCTAGAGGATTAACTCTTTCTGCAACTAAACGATACGACCCGATTTCCAAAACAAGCATCTGGCTTGACTATACTTATCAGAAATCGGAAGGAAATTCAGTTAAATCCGGTTCATTTTATTTTAGTACTTTAAGCGGCGTTGAAGAAGAAAAGCTTATTGTTCCGTTATCCTGGGATCAGGCGCACCTGTTAAATACCACAATCATTATTGGAGATCCCTCAAAAACAACAGTGGGACTCATTGGTAAAATTTCAACCGGATGGCCTTATACACCATCCATACCCTATGCGAATTATGTGCCAAAACCCAATAGTGGACGGAAACCAGTTCAGCGAAATCTGGACCTTAAAATCGAAAGTAGAATATCAATTGGTAAACAGCAGGTTTCTCTCTTCGCTCGAGTTTATAATGTATTTGATATACGTAATGAAAGATATGTATTTGATGACACCGGCTCGGCAGAATTCACCTATGAGAACCGAAGCAGTCAGGAAACGGCAGAATTCATTTCCCATTATGGACAGCCGGGGATCCATACGTGGGATGAGTATATAACTCGCCCAAACTATTATTCTGCCCCACGATCTTTTAAATTTGGCTTTTCTTTGGACTTATAA
- a CDS encoding T9SS type A sorting domain-containing protein, translating to MLNKLMTILLILSLQPTFATSGYNAAGDFSLDYSLNAHGDANFSTFTALGAQSVLAGMDFDGDSLYEILFSIDETLAPGGPDPGYLGVYLYEADGNGGYNHVWHFITPDPGNSLPGLFYGDIDSDGLSEIYFGVPPASGSNDNTWGTYIFEQQADLTFPATATLLFQYGMTFSDNFRPAGFEIADLDGDGNMELCTVDRAVRRLSIDELDGSDFSSLSTFTNEYLDTQNLGGGSVYNLDAVDYDGDGNMEVWVNTWNNFSMTVFEAVQADSYKVAVDLNEIFQDGDPASFRRNGFAFHDINGDSSLQAWFPMTNGKLYYLESVPDSVGGVDSLKASHFHEVLTFGSRNRGSDSGDIDGDGDFDIIATTGTKETVVRMEFTGSDPTDANDYEVTTIFESIGDPADRYYPLDISDNDLDGDGELEVVLTNLYANDPTQPQILVLDYDKFSFDSGGDNPEHLAANWSISAIAEATDGDSLFNTASNPRSVIGGMDMDGDGKREVIATQYAGSRVVVFEYDVANNVFDQVWASDTTSDVLYGYAPRTVTVADLDADGKQEIVFHSPSTAAPGYHIYEWDGVVGSDNYGATFSAICQIEVDTCCAGDGQGSATYGSGYRGRHDAIEIMDVDGDGQQEILAHIRDSAPKGTLIISLNAGDDIVHNSGGGLETWNTEFWVDRSHYSGGSPLHALPADLDGDGKYEIVNHTWNNFHFYNLTADSADSYSAPDSGTGWYKATSNDQYSIWGGYAHDIDSDGNDEAYFASYGSWGVGSGDVYAMDYSPGDSVLNVDENHVKMIAPNIGQFIGDVGYGYDGSARKSIFVGRTVPNITALEYIGTDPLSPSSYFKKIIYWGEHDVVNTTVTLDSTDAPDTTYASSPWGFAAKIETNWGGDLLDFDNDGQKELLVGFQSVDDSLTTTVKTLNMDSVAIGVTHYDDVVTSVVNPKRWSFIIIENGSAHLGVNDDPIRFIRPEEYILAQNYPNPFNPNTVINYTLPINREVSVKVYNITGQLVRTLVDNELISAGSHKVVWNGKNDLGRKVATGAYIYTLEWAGMKKAKMMTLLK from the coding sequence ATGTTAAATAAGTTAATGACAATCTTACTGATCTTATCCCTGCAACCCACTTTCGCAACTAGTGGCTACAATGCTGCCGGTGATTTTAGCCTGGATTATTCTTTGAATGCACACGGAGATGCAAATTTCTCCACCTTTACGGCCTTAGGCGCCCAAAGCGTATTGGCTGGAATGGATTTTGATGGTGATAGTTTATATGAAATTCTTTTTTCCATTGATGAAACCCTAGCGCCCGGTGGTCCTGACCCCGGCTATTTAGGTGTCTATCTCTACGAAGCAGATGGCAACGGCGGGTATAATCATGTCTGGCATTTCATCACACCCGATCCCGGAAACAGTTTGCCGGGTTTGTTTTATGGCGATATTGATTCTGACGGTCTTTCTGAAATTTATTTTGGAGTGCCACCTGCATCTGGCTCAAATGACAACACTTGGGGAACTTACATTTTTGAACAACAAGCAGATTTAACATTCCCTGCCACTGCTACGTTGTTGTTTCAATATGGGATGACATTTTCAGATAATTTTCGCCCTGCCGGGTTTGAAATAGCAGATCTTGATGGAGATGGAAACATGGAACTTTGTACTGTAGATCGTGCGGTCAGAAGACTTTCGATTGATGAATTAGATGGTAGCGACTTCTCATCCCTTTCTACTTTTACCAATGAATACTTGGACACGCAAAACTTAGGTGGCGGTAGTGTCTATAACTTGGATGCTGTGGATTATGATGGCGACGGAAACATGGAAGTGTGGGTAAATACCTGGAATAACTTTAGCATGACTGTTTTTGAAGCCGTTCAAGCTGATTCTTACAAAGTTGCTGTTGACTTGAATGAAATTTTTCAGGATGGAGACCCTGCTTCTTTCCGAAGAAATGGCTTTGCTTTTCATGATATTAATGGAGATAGTTCACTTCAGGCTTGGTTCCCGATGACAAATGGAAAACTATATTATCTGGAATCAGTTCCTGATAGTGTAGGTGGTGTCGATAGTTTAAAAGCATCTCACTTTCATGAAGTTCTAACTTTTGGTTCGAGAAACCGTGGAAGTGATTCAGGTGATATTGATGGCGACGGCGATTTCGATATAATTGCCACAACCGGCACAAAAGAAACCGTTGTGCGGATGGAATTTACCGGATCTGATCCAACAGACGCTAACGACTATGAAGTCACAACGATTTTTGAAAGTATCGGAGACCCGGCAGATCGTTATTATCCGCTCGATATATCCGATAACGATTTGGATGGAGATGGGGAACTTGAAGTCGTTTTAACAAATTTGTATGCGAATGATCCAACACAGCCACAAATTCTGGTTCTGGATTATGACAAATTCTCCTTTGATTCCGGCGGAGATAATCCAGAGCATTTGGCAGCAAACTGGTCCATCTCTGCAATCGCTGAAGCAACAGATGGTGATTCACTGTTTAATACCGCTTCCAACCCAAGATCAGTCATTGGTGGAATGGATATGGATGGTGATGGAAAGCGAGAAGTTATTGCCACTCAATATGCTGGGTCTAGAGTTGTGGTTTTTGAATACGATGTTGCAAATAATGTATTTGATCAAGTTTGGGCATCCGATACTACCAGCGACGTTTTGTATGGATACGCCCCCCGTACAGTTACAGTAGCCGATTTAGATGCGGATGGAAAACAAGAGATTGTTTTTCACTCTCCTTCAACTGCTGCACCCGGGTACCATATTTATGAATGGGACGGGGTTGTTGGCAGTGATAATTATGGCGCAACTTTTTCTGCCATTTGTCAAATTGAAGTTGACACCTGTTGTGCCGGTGATGGGCAGGGCTCTGCCACCTATGGCTCAGGCTACAGGGGTAGACATGATGCAATAGAGATAATGGATGTTGATGGAGATGGCCAGCAGGAAATCCTGGCTCATATTCGTGATAGCGCCCCAAAAGGGACTCTAATTATTTCACTCAATGCTGGCGATGATATTGTCCACAATTCAGGTGGAGGTTTAGAAACCTGGAATACAGAATTTTGGGTAGATAGAAGCCATTATAGCGGCGGTTCACCTCTGCATGCCCTCCCTGCTGATTTAGATGGAGATGGCAAATATGAGATTGTGAATCATACTTGGAATAACTTCCATTTCTATAACCTGACTGCAGATTCAGCAGATTCTTATTCTGCTCCTGACTCTGGTACTGGTTGGTATAAAGCAACTTCTAATGACCAGTATTCTATCTGGGGTGGGTACGCACACGACATCGATTCTGATGGAAACGATGAAGCTTATTTTGCAAGCTATGGTTCTTGGGGTGTAGGGTCCGGCGATGTATATGCAATGGACTATTCTCCCGGAGATAGCGTCTTAAATGTTGATGAAAATCATGTAAAAATGATTGCTCCAAATATCGGACAATTCATTGGTGACGTCGGATACGGTTATGATGGAAGTGCGAGAAAAAGCATTTTCGTCGGTCGTACTGTACCAAATATAACCGCTTTGGAATACATTGGTACTGATCCATTATCACCTTCCAGCTATTTTAAGAAAATCATCTATTGGGGTGAGCACGATGTGGTAAATACCACTGTCACTCTTGATTCTACTGATGCGCCCGATACTACTTATGCTTCGTCTCCTTGGGGATTCGCTGCAAAAATAGAAACAAATTGGGGTGGTGATTTGCTGGACTTTGATAACGACGGGCAAAAAGAGTTGCTGGTCGGGTTCCAGAGCGTTGACGACAGTCTTACGACTACGGTAAAAACCTTGAACATGGATTCCGTTGCTATTGGCGTAACACATTATGATGATGTTGTTACATCCGTGGTTAATCCTAAAAGATGGTCTTTCATTATTATTGAAAATGGAAGTGCACATCTTGGGGTGAATGATGATCCTATTAGGTTTATCAGACCTGAGGAATATATTTTAGCTCAGAATTATCCAAATCCGTTTAACCCCAACACAGTCATTAATTACACTCTACCCATTAACCGAGAGGTATCGGTAAAAGTGTATAACATAACCGGACAGTTGGTGAGAACTCTCGTAGATAACGAATTAATCTCTGCTGGTTCTCATAAGGTTGTATGGAATGGGAAAAATGATCTTGGTAGAAAAGTCGCAACAGGTGCATACATCTATACGCTTGAGTGGGCTGGAATGAAAAAAGCCAAGATGATGACTTTGCTTAAATAA
- a CDS encoding TonB-dependent receptor — MAGSVLFSQSGSISGIIKNERGNPLVGANVFLKNTALGSATDKNGNYVIPKVPAGKHYQLTAMYIGHRTVSRDVQLQDGEEIKADFILKRSLIDLDEVVVSASFSERQKRAQASPVTIISEEDLRVLPLRSIDEVLLGKVPGGYANLPHRPGQNNYAFTLRGGTSGAGRPLGDVKIYVDGVELLGFDVQSNPGITDFIDPSDIERIEVVRGPMGSTLHGSNAQSGIIHIFTKRGSNSRKTTYRIKIARKSTDAPIINDKAMGQEVSFNLSGRSSSDLNFNFGVNGTVDEEVMPSNGKNIEQIKLHGALNARIGTAKVDVKTFQSWGRQGFISNLFHLLKYKEERGWTDAPDHWDDPLSDGFTEFYKPGLSINFTQNFTPNWYHTLIIGNDTKQYLYRKFGTDSGGSYLKQDWNRTTLNYFWHLKRNFQNLVEFDITAGAQRTQSSNVRLSGTVDEVKDQYYYDDFDNASLVDQSNSNLGYYAETVLGYRENLYLTLGGRVEENEYFGKDYGTHFSPQMGISLISELGSVIAKLRGSWGGGGISPPQSMQALPSESSTSINIGNPDLKPERQSGYEVGGDFYFGDNFFLEVTYFDQLFRDGIQNDPSIDDPETVKREYWYINFGEIINKGWEFALKTRFGPLGINATYSILDSRWGQDSIRQNDLQYEGFFDEGVRRNDVPTSTANLSLTYNIPPIISKNKKGGSLVLDFNYIGDKKGRDWLLQYDGFYNPNVDYISYYSKDLLVNYKPYVTVRLRWNYWFTRNINIYFDVRNLTEHEDISSGITQPALGRQMVLGFDLEF, encoded by the coding sequence ATGGCAGGATCTGTTCTGTTTTCCCAAAGCGGAAGTATATCAGGCATTATAAAAAATGAACGCGGAAATCCACTGGTCGGTGCAAATGTATTTCTCAAAAATACAGCTTTGGGCTCAGCAACCGATAAAAATGGAAATTATGTAATCCCTAAAGTTCCAGCTGGGAAACATTACCAATTAACCGCAATGTATATCGGTCATAGAACGGTAAGTCGGGACGTTCAATTGCAGGATGGAGAAGAAATCAAAGCTGATTTCATTTTGAAACGGTCCTTAATTGATTTAGACGAAGTTGTTGTTTCGGCGAGTTTTAGCGAGCGACAAAAACGGGCTCAGGCGTCACCGGTAACAATTATTTCAGAAGAAGATTTACGCGTGCTTCCATTGCGAAGCATCGATGAAGTTTTATTGGGAAAAGTCCCTGGTGGATATGCAAACCTACCTCATAGACCCGGTCAAAATAATTATGCGTTTACCTTGAGAGGTGGAACCAGTGGCGCCGGAAGACCCTTAGGCGATGTAAAAATTTATGTGGACGGAGTCGAACTTCTTGGGTTTGATGTTCAATCCAATCCGGGGATTACAGATTTTATTGATCCCAGTGACATTGAAAGAATTGAAGTAGTACGAGGACCTATGGGGTCAACTCTGCATGGATCAAATGCTCAAAGCGGAATTATTCATATATTCACCAAAAGGGGCTCGAATTCAAGAAAGACGACTTATAGAATAAAAATTGCCAGAAAAAGCACCGATGCACCCATTATTAATGACAAAGCTATGGGGCAAGAAGTTTCCTTTAATTTAAGTGGAAGAAGCTCATCCGATTTAAATTTCAACTTTGGCGTAAATGGAACGGTTGATGAAGAAGTGATGCCAAGTAATGGTAAAAATATTGAACAAATAAAACTACATGGTGCACTCAATGCAAGGATAGGAACAGCAAAGGTTGATGTCAAAACATTTCAGAGTTGGGGCAGACAAGGGTTTATCAGCAATCTATTTCATTTACTAAAATATAAAGAAGAAAGAGGCTGGACGGACGCACCGGATCATTGGGACGATCCTTTATCGGATGGATTTACAGAATTTTATAAGCCAGGACTCAGTATCAACTTTACCCAAAATTTTACACCCAATTGGTACCATACTCTAATTATTGGAAACGATACCAAACAATACTTGTATAGAAAGTTTGGCACTGATAGCGGAGGAAGCTATTTAAAACAAGATTGGAACCGAACCACACTAAATTACTTTTGGCATCTGAAACGCAACTTTCAAAATTTGGTAGAATTTGACATCACAGCTGGCGCCCAACGAACCCAAAGCAGCAATGTAAGATTATCCGGAACAGTAGATGAGGTAAAAGATCAATATTATTACGATGATTTTGACAATGCTTCTCTCGTAGATCAAAGCAATAGTAATTTGGGATATTATGCAGAAACAGTATTGGGTTATCGAGAAAATTTGTATTTGACACTTGGAGGGCGGGTGGAAGAAAATGAATATTTTGGAAAAGATTACGGTACTCATTTTAGCCCTCAAATGGGGATATCCCTTATTTCAGAGTTGGGTAGTGTAATTGCTAAACTACGGGGATCTTGGGGTGGAGGAGGAATCAGCCCTCCACAATCAATGCAGGCGCTTCCCAGCGAATCTAGCACCTCTATTAATATCGGCAATCCCGACTTGAAGCCCGAAAGGCAATCAGGATATGAAGTCGGCGGTGATTTTTATTTCGGAGATAATTTTTTTCTTGAAGTCACTTATTTTGATCAATTGTTTCGAGATGGAATTCAGAATGACCCCAGCATAGATGATCCGGAAACCGTTAAGCGGGAATATTGGTATATTAATTTTGGTGAAATTATTAATAAAGGGTGGGAATTTGCGTTGAAAACAAGATTTGGACCTTTAGGTATTAATGCAACCTATTCTATTTTGGACAGCAGATGGGGTCAGGATTCAATCCGCCAGAATGATCTGCAATATGAAGGATTTTTTGACGAAGGTGTTAGGAGAAATGATGTTCCGACATCCACCGCAAACCTCTCTCTTACCTACAACATTCCTCCAATTATTTCCAAAAATAAAAAAGGCGGTTCTTTGGTATTAGATTTTAACTACATCGGGGATAAGAAAGGTCGAGATTGGCTACTGCAATACGATGGATTCTACAACCCGAATGTTGACTATATTTCCTATTATAGTAAAGATTTATTGGTCAATTATAAACCTTATGTCACAGTTCGTTTGCGTTGGAATTATTGGTTTACTAGAAACATAAATATTTATTTTGACGTCAGGAACTTAACCGAGCATGAAGATATATCCAGCGGAATAACGCAACCAGCTCTTGGGCGGCAAATGGTGTTGGGATTTGATTTAGAATTTTAG
- a CDS encoding TlpA family protein disulfide reductase — protein sequence MLKNFTKISTGLLLISCLMISCGSYDFSSVFSTFPENPKAGKSVTILYNSNGTILDGTDKLYAIVRTYGKRNFQPASMFSMPNNVVDTEEYKMEKRGDGWTVQISTPDSVVGFVVTLHNENDTDFNGGLGYWVPLYTDDQQILPGAEAGYAASLVRRGWGAQLDKTLFADTLLGFYENEFSRNPEKMLGFAFSYFSVLRKSLGTDGFVEIEKHLESMASPDLWTEEHLFFLSAWYGAVKNQEKADYYKTKSQEKFPMGRWIQREDAGQFYKKVGSGEKKVFLDEFEAKYPDYSGFSYMRGVIIGEYIKEGSYKTAIEYVQSLNDKLWSERPVFYAVNGIEKIGNGNGDSIVEIINKSVDASRQEYEKPSTTKPPLKISTIWQEARATQLAMALDALGVATNLMGNHSDALIYLEEAYHLTNKKQKQINEHFSSVLFNNGSVGRAKETLEKSIGGGVQSPKMEEILKEIFMDTHGSDEDFLSYFSNLKTSAMGNLKAEIKEKLVTEKAPAFTLTDTDGKEISLSNYRGKIVILDFWATWCGPCIKSFPAMKKALTKYKKGNEVKILFVNTRETAKDKLQAVKDLMNENDYPFHVLMDDKDEVYQSFGVSLLPTKVIVDKTGNIRYRSLGFMGETELLDELDALISILKSDDQKVGLSG from the coding sequence ATGTTGAAAAATTTCACAAAAATATCTACAGGGTTGCTCCTTATATCTTGCTTAATGATATCGTGCGGTAGTTATGATTTTTCCAGCGTCTTTTCCACATTTCCGGAAAACCCAAAGGCTGGCAAATCTGTCACCATCTTGTACAATTCTAACGGGACTATTCTGGACGGTACAGATAAATTATATGCTATTGTTCGGACGTACGGAAAACGAAATTTCCAACCGGCTTCAATGTTTTCTATGCCGAATAATGTGGTTGATACAGAAGAATATAAAATGGAAAAAAGGGGAGACGGGTGGACAGTACAAATTTCTACCCCTGATTCGGTTGTTGGTTTTGTAGTCACACTACACAATGAAAATGATACAGATTTTAATGGAGGTCTTGGATATTGGGTACCGTTATATACCGACGATCAGCAGATATTGCCGGGGGCAGAAGCTGGCTATGCGGCATCACTTGTACGGCGGGGATGGGGCGCTCAATTAGACAAAACACTTTTTGCGGATACTTTGTTGGGTTTTTATGAGAATGAATTTTCTCGGAATCCCGAAAAAATGTTAGGGTTTGCTTTCTCGTATTTTTCCGTATTGAGAAAAAGTTTGGGAACTGATGGATTTGTTGAAATTGAAAAACATCTAGAATCTATGGCTAGTCCCGATTTGTGGACAGAGGAACACTTGTTTTTCCTGAGCGCTTGGTACGGCGCAGTCAAAAATCAGGAAAAGGCAGATTATTATAAGACAAAATCTCAGGAAAAATTTCCTATGGGTCGATGGATACAACGAGAAGACGCCGGTCAGTTTTATAAAAAAGTAGGTTCGGGAGAAAAGAAAGTATTTTTAGATGAATTTGAAGCCAAGTACCCTGACTATTCCGGGTTTAGTTATATGAGAGGAGTCATTATCGGAGAATATATAAAAGAGGGATCCTATAAAACAGCGATTGAATATGTTCAATCTCTTAATGATAAGTTATGGAGCGAACGTCCAGTATTTTATGCAGTGAATGGTATCGAAAAAATAGGAAACGGCAATGGTGATTCAATAGTAGAAATAATCAATAAATCTGTTGATGCTTCTCGCCAAGAATATGAAAAGCCAAGCACTACAAAACCGCCATTAAAAATTTCGACTATTTGGCAGGAAGCCAGAGCAACACAACTCGCCATGGCGCTAGATGCACTTGGTGTAGCAACCAATTTAATGGGGAATCATTCTGATGCATTAATCTATTTGGAAGAAGCATATCATTTAACCAACAAAAAACAAAAACAAATAAATGAGCATTTTTCCTCTGTTTTGTTTAATAACGGTTCTGTGGGTAGAGCAAAAGAAACTCTAGAAAAAAGTATCGGAGGTGGTGTTCAATCCCCAAAAATGGAAGAAATCCTAAAAGAAATTTTTATGGATACCCACGGATCAGATGAAGATTTTTTATCTTATTTTTCCAACTTGAAAACCTCCGCAATGGGAAATCTAAAAGCTGAAATAAAGGAAAAACTCGTAACAGAAAAGGCCCCCGCTTTTACTCTTACGGATACAGATGGTAAAGAAATATCACTTTCTAACTACAGAGGGAAAATAGTTATTTTAGATTTTTGGGCGACCTGGTGTGGTCCTTGCATCAAATCTTTCCCCGCTATGAAAAAAGCCCTTACCAAATACAAGAAAGGGAACGAAGTAAAAATCTTATTTGTCAATACCAGAGAAACAGCAAAGGACAAACTTCAAGCCGTAAAAGATTTGATGAATGAAAATGATTACCCTTTCCACGTATTGATGGATGACAAGGATGAGGTGTACCAATCATTTGGTGTGTCTCTTTTACCTACAAAAGTTATTGTTGATAAAACCGGTAATATCCGTTACAGAAGTCTGGGATTCATGGGTGAAACAGAACTTTTGGATGAACTGGATGCATTAATTTCCATCCTGAAGTCCGACGATCAAAAAGTTGGCCTAAGCGGGTAA